The Flavivirga eckloniae genomic interval TACCGTATAGTTTTGGTTTGCAGTTTTTACATGGATATAATCTCCCCTGGCTTCGACTAAATAGATACTTGGGATATCAATCTTTATAAGTCTGCGATCTATATTTACATACAAATCATTTCCTGTGGGTAAATCTATTTTTTTAGATGGCGATTCCTTAACTGCAGATTTCGATTCTGCAAGGATTGCTTTTTGCACTGCTTTTTCAAAGCGTGGTAAAATTATTGGCTTTATTAAATAATCTACGATGCAATCGTATTCGAATGCTTCAATTGCAAATCGGGAATCGGACGTTGTAAATATTATTTTTGGCGGATTTTTCAATGTTTTAATAAAATCGATACCTGTAAAATCCGGCATATGAATATCTAAAAAAATTAAATCTACATCATTATGATTTAAAAACTTCATGGCTTGTATAGCATTTGGAAATTCTTCCAAAACATTCAAGCTAGGGATACTTTCACACAACTGTGCTATAATAGCTCTCGCCGTAGCCTCGTCATCAATAATAATGCAATTCATAAAAAAAATAATATTATATGGTCTCTAAAAAGTCTGTAATAACTTTTAAAATATTTTGAAAATCTTCTTTTCCCACTTCTTTATTTTCTTTTAAACTTTTTTCGAAATCTGAGGCTACTTTATAACTTTCTTCAAGCCCTAAAATAGTAATTTTATGCTTTAGTTTGTGTACATTTTCTGAAGCTTTTTGTAAATCATTAATGGCTATGTTTTGAAAATATACTTCTTTCTCTTCTGGAAACTCGGTTTTAATGATATTGATTAACTTACTTTTAAAAGCTTCATCTCCTCCAGAAAGCGTGTCTATATAAGAAAAGTTAGGCTGTTCCATGTTTACTTTTTTAAAGTAAAATGGAACGTAGTGCCTTTCCCAACTTCAGAATCAACCCAAATCTTCCCTCCAAAAAGATCTATGATTTTCTTAACAATAGATAATCCAATTCCGGTAGAATCCACATTGTTCTCTAGTTTCTCAAAGGTTTTAAATATCTTTTTATGATACTCTTCGTCTATACCTTTTCCATTGTCTTTTATACTAAATTCCCAATGGTCTTCTTGCTCTTTAGTTTCAATATCTATTCTTCCCTTCTCCTTATCATTATATTTAATGGCATTATCTATAAGGTTTTGGAATAACTGCTGCAATCTATACTTATCACCTTTAACCGTAGGCATGTCGCAAATATTAAGAACAAACCCTTCCGGTAAAGTAATAATGCTTCGAACATCTTTAAGTATAATATTTAAGTCTACATCATAAATCTCGACTTGAGTTTTTCCAATTGTAGAATATTCTAAAATACCGCTAATTAAAGCATCCATTTTTTCTACATTACTTCGTATTAATTCCAGATTCCCTTTTCCTTGTTCATCCAATTGGTCTTCATAGTCACCTTTTAACCAGGTTGTTAATGTATCGATACTACGAAGGGGCGATTTTAAATCATGGGATACCATATGGGCATAATCACTTAATTCTTGATTTTGATGCGCCAACTCATCCATGAGTATTTCCCTTTGCTTGTTCATTTCTATAATTTCTTTGGTTTGATGATCTATAAACTCAATTAGTTTTAAGCCATCAAACTCACCGTTATCCGTATCGTTTTCTTCCAGATTATAGAACTTAAGTGTATCAATAACATTTTTTAGCTTATTAATAACATCTTGCTGGGCTTCCGATTCTTGTTGTAATTTTCTATTAGCCTGATACAATTCTTCCGAACTAATGGCCATAGAACGTTGAAGCATTATAAACTGTTCATCAAAGTTATTATACGATTTATCAATAGCTTCAACAAAATCATCCAATATAGAATCACTTACCAGATCTTCCTTCAAATATTTTCGAATTTGTCTTTTTAGTAGTGTGTTCATTATTCGCTTATTAAAGTTACTGCCATCGTTTGGTTATGTAATTGGCACGAAACATACCCATGAAAAGGTGCTATTTCTCCATAAGAATAAAAGCCAGCTACAGTAGCATCCTTACCTATTACTTCTATAACCTCTTCTACTTCTTCTTCAACACGTTGATCTAATACCAACTTTCTACCAATACAGCTCACTAATAGTGCTAATTCCGGTTTGTTTTCCCTTAGCTCCAAAGCTTGTCTGGCAGCTCGTTCTGATGCATTTGCAATATTATCTACATTGGTCATCATTAATTGCACCTTATCATTTTCCGCAATATCGCCAGCTAGAATCATGGTATTATCTTCTTCATTTATATTTAAAATCGTTCTTACCACAGATTCTTTCTCATTTGTCGCTTTTACGTTTAGAGGATATAACAATGCGGCTGCAGGAAGGTCTTTAGACTTATCTCCTAAGTACTTTTTATAAAGATCTAAAGCTGGTTGGTTATCTAACTCCCAAAGAACATTGGATTCCGATTTGGTTACAATACGTTCTGGTCCAAACGGTGTCCAACCTCCATAAATAGAAAATGACACTTCAATGGTTTCTCCGTAAAAACCAATGGCCACGATTTCGCCCGATTTTGGGTTTTCATTATAAGATGCTACGGTTTTTTCGAAACGTGCAGCATCACCACACAATCCTCCTGTAATTAAAAGGTTTTCTTCTGTTGCAGCACTCATGCCCTTTGTAAGCTCACTGCCGTTAATAAAACTTCCTTCAGAAACTATAAAAACAAACTTTAAATCGTCTGTTGGGAATTGCTGTATAAGGTCTCTTCCTGTTTTATAACTATCTAAATCTGAAGTTAAAACGTTACTTGTTTTTATTATGAAGTTACTTTTTTCAAATTCTATAGCAGTAATTGTTATACTGTTGTCATCTACAGACTCTCTGGTAATGTCTCCACTTGTAGAACCGAAAACTAGATGCCCATCTGGAAATATGCCTCTTATTTCTTCAAATACAGAAGCTTCTTCTAACATAAAACGGTTTCCAAAAATCAAAACTAAAGGGTTGGATAAATCTTGCTTCTCGCTAAGGTATTCCCACTCCTTATTTTTGTGCTTTTTTAATTGAATTATTTTCATACCTGGTTAATTTATTTATTGTCTTTTTATAAATAATTGGGGTTAGTTTATGTCTCGATTTTAGCATTGAAACAAACAAACGTGTATTTCATCTAACTTTTCGAACACTTTAACGAATGTAGTACTTTTTTTAATATTTCAAAAATAATGTAGGAAAAAATTTCTTTAAATGAAGATTAATACTGCTTTTTTAAAATCACA includes:
- a CDS encoding LytR/AlgR family response regulator transcription factor codes for the protein MNCIIIDDEATARAIIAQLCESIPSLNVLEEFPNAIQAMKFLNHNDVDLIFLDIHMPDFTGIDFIKTLKNPPKIIFTTSDSRFAIEAFEYDCIVDYLIKPIILPRFEKAVQKAILAESKSAVKESPSKKIDLPTGNDLYVNIDRRLIKIDIPSIYLVEARGDYIHVKTANQNYTVHCTLKKIEEKLPDSLFLKVHRSYVINIKEIIDIEDNSVLIKKDVIPVSRSNRPELMKRLNLL
- a CDS encoding histidine kinase, translating into MEQPNFSYIDTLSGGDEAFKSKLINIIKTEFPEEKEVYFQNIAINDLQKASENVHKLKHKITILGLEESYKVASDFEKSLKENKEVGKEDFQNILKVITDFLETI
- a CDS encoding sensor histidine kinase, yielding MNTLLKRQIRKYLKEDLVSDSILDDFVEAIDKSYNNFDEQFIMLQRSMAISSEELYQANRKLQQESEAQQDVINKLKNVIDTLKFYNLEENDTDNGEFDGLKLIEFIDHQTKEIIEMNKQREILMDELAHQNQELSDYAHMVSHDLKSPLRSIDTLTTWLKGDYEDQLDEQGKGNLELIRSNVEKMDALISGILEYSTIGKTQVEIYDVDLNIILKDVRSIITLPEGFVLNICDMPTVKGDKYRLQQLFQNLIDNAIKYNDKEKGRIDIETKEQEDHWEFSIKDNGKGIDEEYHKKIFKTFEKLENNVDSTGIGLSIVKKIIDLFGGKIWVDSEVGKGTTFHFTLKK
- a CDS encoding FIST signal transduction protein; protein product: MKIIQLKKHKNKEWEYLSEKQDLSNPLVLIFGNRFMLEEASVFEEIRGIFPDGHLVFGSTSGDITRESVDDNSITITAIEFEKSNFIIKTSNVLTSDLDSYKTGRDLIQQFPTDDLKFVFIVSEGSFINGSELTKGMSAATEENLLITGGLCGDAARFEKTVASYNENPKSGEIVAIGFYGETIEVSFSIYGGWTPFGPERIVTKSESNVLWELDNQPALDLYKKYLGDKSKDLPAAALLYPLNVKATNEKESVVRTILNINEEDNTMILAGDIAENDKVQLMMTNVDNIANASERAARQALELRENKPELALLVSCIGRKLVLDQRVEEEVEEVIEVIGKDATVAGFYSYGEIAPFHGYVSCQLHNQTMAVTLISE